TCGTAACTCTTGCGATGCAATGGATGCTTGAAAAAGAAGTAAATCATAAACAACCCTTTTTTCTCTTTCATATTGTGAATATAATATTTATTGTATTGATGTGCGGAACAAGTTCTATTGTATTTTATGGTTTAATTCTGAAAGGGCTGGAAATAAAAGGGTGGTTGGCTACATTTTTAAATGCCTACGTGTATCCTCTCCCCTTGATTATTCTCCTTTACGCTTTAACGGTACCGTTTTTCCGTTCTTATATGCAGCCTTATCGTATAAAAAGAGACACTAATATCGTGTACTTAAAAAACAGCGGTAAAAAATGAAAAAATTTATAGGAGTGTTGTTAATAATGGCAAAAAAGAAATTCTATGTTGTTTGGAAAGGAAGAAAACCAGGTATATATAGCAGCTGGTCGGAATGTGAAAAACAAGTTAAAGGATTTTCAGGGGCGTCCTTTCGTTCTTTCTTATCAAAAGAAGAAGCAGAACGTGCATTTAATAATGAAAATAAGGATATTCTTCCCGTTAATAAGGAAAGCAATCAACCATACATAGAAGAAAGCATTTCAGTGGACGCAGGCTCTCATGGCAATCCTGGTTTTGTAGAGTATAAGGGCGTTTGTACAAAAACTGGAGAGGTAATATTTTCTCATCCTGGAATAGATATGGGAACGAATAATATGGGCGAATTTTTAGCAATCGTCCATGCCCTTTCATATTGCCAAAAGAATAATATCAAAAAACCAATATACACAGATTCTGGCACAGCGATGAACTGGGTGAAAAAAAAGAAAGCAAATTCAAGCTTAAAGCGTTCAAAAGAAACAGAGGAAATTTGGAACTTAGTTGAACGAGCGGAAAACTGGCTGAAACATAATGAGTGGAACAACCCTATTTTAAAGTGGAACACAAAGGAATGGGGAGAAATAAAAGCAGACTATGGAAGAAAATGATGTTTAAAGGAAAATGTGAAGGGTATAAATACCAACGTGGCTATGAGAGAAACACGAAGGAGTGATAAATGATGAGTAAAAAAATCGCAACAGTCATGACGAATATGTTTGAAGACTCCGAGTATACGAGCCCAAAAGAAGCTTTTGAAAAAGAAGGTCATAAATTAACTGTCATTGAGAAAGAAAAAGGTAAGACAGTGGAAGGGAAAAATGGAGAAGTGAAAGCCACAGTTGATGCTGCAAGTGAGGATGTGAATCCTTCTGATTTTGATGCCTTATTTATTCCAGGTGGTTTTTCTCCTGATATGCTGCGTGCAGATGAACGATTTGTGAAATTTGCTAAACATTTTATAAATGAAAATAAACCTGTATTTGCTATTTGTCACGGCCCGCAGCTTCTAATAACAGCAAAAGCATTAGAAGGACGCAAAGTGACCGGCTTTACTTCAATACTTGTAGATCTTGAATATGCAAAAGCAGATGTGCATGATGAAGAAGTGGTTGTTTGCAATAATCTTGTTACAAGCCGCACCCCTGATGATTTACCAGCATTTAACCGAGAATCAATAAAACAGCTTCAATAAACCATTAAGAAAAGGGCAGTCGTTCCAGGCTGTCCTTTTTCTTATACTTTAGGAATGTTTAACTTTGTTAAAGAATCGAAGTATAAACATTTGACTCGGCGGCAAGCCGAGTTTTTCTAAAGCAGATTTTCTGTATATAAATGAAGTTAATGATATAATTTAAGATAAGGTAAAAGCAGGAAGGAGGGGGAACGTGGCTGAGCAAACGAAATTAGCTACATTTGCTGGAGGATGTTTTTGGTGTATGGTCGGCCCTTTTGAACAATTTGAGGGGGTTTTATCCATTACCTCAGGATATACTGGCGGTTCCACTGAAAATCCAACTTACGAAGAAGTATGCTCGAATAAAACAGGACATGTAGAAGCAGTTCAAATAGAATATGACCCGGAAAAAGTATCTTATAGAGAGCTATTAAATACGTTCTGGAAGCAAATTGATCCTACAGACCGCGGAGGTCAATTTAATGACAGAGGGGACTCCTACCAAACTGCTATATTTTACCATGATGAGCCGCAAAAATTAGAGGCCGAACAATCAAGAAAAGAGCTTGATAAAGAAGGCCCATTTAATAATCCTATTGCAACACCGATCATACCTGCCAAGACTTTCTATCCAGCTGAAGAATATCACCAGGATTATCACAAAAAAAACCAATTCCATTATTTAATGTATCGTAAAGGGTCAGGAAGAGAAGGGTTCATAAAAGATTATTGGGGTGAATGAAAAATGGCACATAATCATAATAAAGAAGAACTGAAAAAAAAACTTACACCTATTCAATTTGAAGTCACTCAAAACAATGGAACAGAACGTCCCTTTGATAATGAATACTGGAATTTGATGGATGAAGGGTTATACGTCGATATTATTTCTGGAGAACCTCTATTTAGTTCAGACCATAAATTTGAATCGAATTGCGGCTGGCCTAGTTTTACAAAACCTCTTTACCCAGAGAGCATTGTGGAAAAATTTGATACTTCGTTTGGTATGAGAAGAACAGAAGTAAGAACGAAACAGTCCGATTCACACCTTGGTCATGTTTTTCCTGATGGCCCGCCGCCTGACGGATTAAGATATTGTATTAACTCTGCAGCACTAAAATTTATTCCAAAAGATGATTTAGAAGAAGAAGGATATGGAGAATATCAAAAGCTGTTTCAAAAGTAAGGTATTTTTTTACAGTTTCCCTGTACGCAAGAAGCGAGAGAAGATCCTCTGTTAAAAACGCGAACGCCCTGATACATTTGTGGAAATTCTATACTTTACCGGGGTGAATATAGAATTTCCTTTTCCGTTTCCATTTAATAGAATATTTGTCTTTATTTAAAGAGGTTTAACCGTTTATGTAAAAGGGTACTATTTATAGTGGACAGTATGTGTTTGATAGAACAAGTAACAGCAATCGACTAAAATTTCTTTGTAGTTATTGAAGGAGGAATCGATAATGGATGCAAAAATGAAAGAACTAATTGATGGCTTAAATGAAGACTTAGCAAATGAATATGCAGCCGTTATTATGTATAATAACTATGCTGCTGTAGTTTCTGGATTATACCGCCAGGTTTTAAAACCTTTCTTTGAAGGAGAAATAGCTGATGAGCAGGGACATGCTCTTTATTTAGCTGAAAAAATTAAGACACTTGGCGGCACTCCTACGACCCAGCCAGCTGATGTAAAACAAACAGAAGATGTTAAAGAAATGCTTCAAAATGCTCGTCAATCAGAAAAAGATACCATTGAACGATACAAAACACGGGCAAAGCAAGCTGACGAATTAGGTTTAATTGAACTTCAAATTAAATTAGAAGACTTAATTGCCGATGAAACGGGTCACATGGAAGAAATGGAACGTTTATTGGCAGATCCTCGTATGCAATAAAAAGATAGTAAAATGACTGTTCTCTCATAAAAGATGAGGGAACAGTTTTTTATTTATACTTTAGGAAAGTTTAACTTTGTTAAAGGATCATTATAAGTAAAACTACGTCTTCCGCCATAGGACTCGGCGGCAAGCCGAGTTTTTCTAATGTTTTTGGTCAACAGTATAAGCAAAACTACGGTATTAAACATAAAAGACTTGTCAACAAGCTGAGTTTTTCTAATGTTATATAATAAGCAGGTTAATAACATAAGATATATTAACTGCCATAAAGACTCGGGTTATTAAAAAGAAGGGAATAAAGCGGGATGGATACGGAATCTAAAACGATTAAAAAGTACGTGGACAATTACAATTTACCTAGTGACAATGTGAAATATGAATGGGTGAAATATGACGACAGCTCTTTATTTTTTCAATTGTTTTCACCTTCTCAAACTTTGGACAGAAAAAAAACCATTCTGTTTCTCCATGGTTTTTT
This DNA window, taken from Alteribacillus bidgolensis, encodes the following:
- the msrB gene encoding peptide-methionine (R)-S-oxide reductase MsrB: MAHNHNKEELKKKLTPIQFEVTQNNGTERPFDNEYWNLMDEGLYVDIISGEPLFSSDHKFESNCGWPSFTKPLYPESIVEKFDTSFGMRRTEVRTKQSDSHLGHVFPDGPPPDGLRYCINSAALKFIPKDDLEEEGYGEYQKLFQK
- the rnhA gene encoding ribonuclease H, encoding MAKKKFYVVWKGRKPGIYSSWSECEKQVKGFSGASFRSFLSKEEAERAFNNENKDILPVNKESNQPYIEESISVDAGSHGNPGFVEYKGVCTKTGEVIFSHPGIDMGTNNMGEFLAIVHALSYCQKNNIKKPIYTDSGTAMNWVKKKKANSSLKRSKETEEIWNLVERAENWLKHNEWNNPILKWNTKEWGEIKADYGRK
- a CDS encoding type 1 glutamine amidotransferase domain-containing protein, coding for MSKKIATVMTNMFEDSEYTSPKEAFEKEGHKLTVIEKEKGKTVEGKNGEVKATVDAASEDVNPSDFDALFIPGGFSPDMLRADERFVKFAKHFINENKPVFAICHGPQLLITAKALEGRKVTGFTSILVDLEYAKADVHDEEVVVCNNLVTSRTPDDLPAFNRESIKQLQ
- the msrA gene encoding peptide-methionine (S)-S-oxide reductase MsrA → MAEQTKLATFAGGCFWCMVGPFEQFEGVLSITSGYTGGSTENPTYEEVCSNKTGHVEAVQIEYDPEKVSYRELLNTFWKQIDPTDRGGQFNDRGDSYQTAIFYHDEPQKLEAEQSRKELDKEGPFNNPIATPIIPAKTFYPAEEYHQDYHKKNQFHYLMYRKGSGREGFIKDYWGE
- a CDS encoding ferritin-like domain-containing protein; the protein is MDAKMKELIDGLNEDLANEYAAVIMYNNYAAVVSGLYRQVLKPFFEGEIADEQGHALYLAEKIKTLGGTPTTQPADVKQTEDVKEMLQNARQSEKDTIERYKTRAKQADELGLIELQIKLEDLIADETGHMEEMERLLADPRMQ